In Parabacteroides timonensis, the genomic stretch CGATGTAAAATATAAAAAAGAGGGAAAGGGTTCCGAACTGAACAATGCAGTAGATGCAGGTAATTATGATGTTATTGTCAGTCGCAATGCGGACGAACTTTATAATGCATTCAATCATACTTATGATAAACGCTTAATCATTGATAAATCACGGATATTGGTGACTGAAGCACCAACTTCAGAAAGTGAGGATGGTAAGACACGCCCTTCAACCGGCGTAAAGGTAACTAAAGAGACAAATGGACAGCTTATAAAGTTCACTTATAGTCCTGATGATGCAACTGTAAAGAACAATTATGAAAGCACCGTCTATTATCTGTCGACGAATACCAGTACGGTTGCTTTAAATTTTAATGCGAGTATTTTGCGCAATACTTCTTCTGATGAAGTTAAAGGCTATGTCCGCGTTACGAATGGTAATCTTCCTTATACGGCAGAACAATTAAAAACGATACCGGAAGGAACGATTGTAACTGCAGAGGCAGTGCCTGCTAACGGGTACAAATTTGTAAGATGGTCGGATGATAAGACTGATAACCCCCGGGAAATTACGGTAGGTAGCGAGAATATGAATTTCACACCTGTATTTGATGGAAAAGCAGAACTTAAAAATATAACTCTGAATCCTTCAAGTGCAGAGTATAACGGTCAGGTTCAGGAAGTGAATTTGTCCGGTCTGCCCACAGGTATAGAGGGCTGTATCGTATCTTTCTATTCTGATGAAGACTGTACACAGTCTGTCGAAATGAAAAATAGCGGGACCTATTGGATTCGTATTTACCGTCCCGAAGATGAACAATATAAAGAGTTGAATACCAAATTGTCTTACACTATTACCCAGGCCTCTGTCGGGACATTAGTATCTCCGGTAGCTTCTGATGTAGTGATAGGAGAGAGTCTGAATCAATCTGAGTTATCGGGTGGAAATGCAGGAGTTGTTCCCGGTGTTTTCCAATGGGAGAATGCTACAACCAAAGTGGATAAAGAGTCAAATAGCTTTAATGCTAAATTTATTCCTTCCGATCCGAATTATAAGGAAACGACTGTTGCCGTAAGTGTAAAAGGCATACCTGCTACAAAAAGTACCGGAACAGACCCTGATCCGGAAGAACCTGTAATTCCTGACAATCCGGGTGATGAAGAAACTCCGGATACAACGGTTGAAGCTCCCGTTATCACTACCCGTGAAGCTGAAACGGCTGTTATTAGCTGGACAAAGGTGGAACAGGCCGTCAGTTATAAGCTGAATTTATATACTGATAAGAATAAGGCGACTTTACTTCAATCTCTTGATTTCGATAAAGACGGTAATTTGCGTTCTGCTACGATCTCATTCCGGTTGACAGGCCTGAAAGCTGATCAGAAGTATTATATAGAAACAATAGCTTATAATAAAGAAGGGAAGGAGATTGCAAAGAAAGGTATTGACCTACCGTCTGCTGTTACTACATCCATAGAAGCGATCAAAGAGAATGTGCTTTTAACTGTAGACAATAAAACGCTACATATTGGTTTGTCGACACAGGCAGATATTACAGTATTCAACATAAGCGGCGAACAAGTATTCAGAAAAGACAAAGTGAACGGTTCGATTGATGTCACATTAGACCAATCAGGTTTATATGTTGTCGTTTTTAGAACGAATGAAAATCGTTATGCCAGAAAGGTACTGGTGAAATAAGAGTTTCTTTATAAATAGAAAGCTGCAAAAGAAGTAATATCATTTACTCTCTTTTGCAGCTTTCATTTTATACTATAACTGGTGATGGATCATTTAGTAATCTATAATCGGTTTACCTGAAAAGGTAATTATGCTCATTCCGTTTGAAGCGATAGCGATGCCGGGGAACAGGTAATGGATCCTGAGAGGAAATATCCCATCGCAGTAGTCCTTCTATCATTTCATTTCTGGTTTCTTTGCAGGAGGGATCGTTAAAACGATTATTCACTTCCGATGGATCCTGCTTCAGGTTGTATAACCAACCGTTCCCGTCCATATCATAGACCAGTTTCCAGTCGTCTTTGCGAAGCATACGCATGGTTCCGCTTTGTGTCCAGGTATTCAGTTCATCGAAGAACAGTCCTTGCTTGCCGACGGCTCCTTCTTTCTGGTAATCTGTGGCGTCCGCTTTTGTGTAATACATGCCGCCGAAGCCATCTTCTGCCATCACACTGGCGAATTCTTCTTTTGGATACTCTTTTCCTTGCAGCATCGGCCATAAACTACGACCTTGTACCCCAATAGGAATTTCCGCATCCATTATTTCGCATATTGTCGGGAATATATCGACGATACTTACATGCGCCTCTTGCGGGAGAGTAGAAGCCTTTATGCCTGGCCCGGTCCATTGCATAGGGATACGGGTGATAGCATCGTCCAGTCCTACGCCTTTTTTCATTAAACCGTATTCGCCGGCATAATCTCCGTGATCGGCTATAAATAAGATAATTGTATTATCGTATATATTCTGTTTCTTCAGTTCATCGACAAGGCGAGCCAGTTGATCGTCGATCATTCGGAGCATTCCATGATATATCGAACGCAGGCGAGGAAGATTTTCCTGAAAACCTTTATGTCCTTGTGCCATCATTTCTGCTAATAATTCATATTCTTCTCCTTTGGCTTTCCGATCCTTTGCCGAACTCTTCAATGGTGGCAACGATTCGGGAGGGAACATGGAATAATAAGGCTCACAGATTTGATAAGGATTGTGAGGCTCTGCCATTGAAAACCACATCAAGAAAGGTTTACCGTCCAGGCTGTCGATCCATTGCGAAGCATCGTCTACCATACGATAAGGTAATTGTCCTTCCACTCCGTAGGGAGAGGGTTCCAGGTTGGAATACATATCTAATGTCCCAAGATATTTGTCGAAGGCTTCTCCTTTTTCACTTTTTTGCTTGGCCTCCTGTCCGCCATGATTGTATGGGCACCAAAAATCCACCCGTTCTTTCGAAAGGTGAGAATGATTTTTTCCCACAAGGGCTGTTGTATAGCCTTGCTCATGAGCCACGTCGAAAAGATCTTTTGAATAGAATGCATCCTGGATATTATGGTTCGAACGAACATGGGTTGCGTTCGGGAACCGGCCTGTCAGCATACAAACTCTTGCCGGTCCACTGGCCGGAGCTGCCGTATAGGCTTTATTGAACCATGCTCCGCTCTTAGCCAGCTTATCGGCAAAAGGCATCGTGTTTAAGGCATATCCCTCCCTTTGCATAAGATCCGCACGTAGCTGATCTGCCATAATAATGATAATATTAGGACTCTTGGATGAATTCCCTGCAAAAGTTGATAAAGCGACTGTTGATGTTGTAATATTTAATAATAGTGTTTTTCTAATTGGTATAGACATAATGATTGAGATTTATAAAACTAGTTTTCTTCTGCCGGCTGGTATAAATACCGTTTAATACTACGTTTCGGAGTCTTTTCGAACTCTTCCTGGTAGAGTTTGAAGCAAGTCACTTTACTGTATGACGGCATTTCTGTATTCAACTGGTCGATGTTCTGTTGCATCAGTTTCTCTATTTCAGAATGCTGGATGCCGGCTTTGTCTACCTGCTCCCAGTCTGGATAGATCAGGGCGACTAGTTTACCTCCTTGCGAAATGATCAACGATTCAGCGACATAAAGCATATTGTTCAGACGATCTTCGATCTCTTCCGGATAGATATTCTGTCCGCTCGGACCGAGTATCATCGTTTTACTGCGACCGCGGATATAAAGGAAGCTATCGGAATCGATTGTACCCAAATCGCCGGTACGCATCCAACCGTCAGGCATCATAACAGCTTTTGTCGCTTCCGGGTTCTTATAATAACCCAACATTACATTCATTCCGCGAACCAGTATTTCACCGACTTCGTTGGCCGGATCAGCTGAATCGATACGGGCTTCCATACGATCGACAATACGACCGACCGAGCCTTGTTTGAATGTATCCCATTGTTCATAGGCAACTAGCGGGCCGCATTCTGTCATACCATAGCCGACCGTATAGCGGAACTTGATCGAACGAAGGAATTCTTCCACTTCTCTGTTTAGTGCTGCGCCACCGATCACAACTTCTCCAAACTTGCCTCCGAACGAATCATTCAGTTTCCTGGCGATCGTATCGAGAACCTTCTGGTCGAGATAAGGCACCTTCAGCAGTAATTTGATCAGAGGCTTTTCCAGTTCAGGGAATATCTTGTTTTTGACTATCTTTTCAATAATAAGAGGTACAGCCAATATCAAAGCCGGTTTAACGCGGGCAAAAGCTTCTGCAATAATCTTGGGGCTGGGGGTACGAGTCAGGAAATGTACGTGACATCCTTTGTTTACACAATTCAGTATCTCGAAAGCCAGACCGTACATGTGTGCCATTGGAAGCATACAAACAACACTATCGCCCGGATGGATAAACGGCAGGTTATCATAAGCAAACTGTGTATTGCTCCATAGACTGCGAAAAGGGATCATCACCCCTTTGGAAAA encodes the following:
- a CDS encoding AMP-binding protein; its protein translation is MENRFLGLIENSIKEHWDLPAFSDYNGHTYHYKDVARRIEKFHIILEHAGIKKGDKVALVGRNSSNWAICFFGILAYGAVAVPILHEFKPDNIHHIVNHSGAKAVLAGANNWENMNEQMMPDVKLFMMLDNFSIIKSKNKDVRIVRDRINEYFGKKYPRSFTAADVKYHTEQPEELAVLNYTSGTTSFSKGVMIPFRSLWSNTQFAYDNLPFIHPGDSVVCMLPMAHMYGLAFEILNCVNKGCHVHFLTRTPSPKIIAEAFARVKPALILAVPLIIEKIVKNKIFPELEKPLIKLLLKVPYLDQKVLDTIARKLNDSFGGKFGEVVIGGAALNREVEEFLRSIKFRYTVGYGMTECGPLVAYEQWDTFKQGSVGRIVDRMEARIDSADPANEVGEILVRGMNVMLGYYKNPEATKAVMMPDGWMRTGDLGTIDSDSFLYIRGRSKTMILGPSGQNIYPEEIEDRLNNMLYVAESLIISQGGKLVALIYPDWEQVDKAGIQHSEIEKLMQQNIDQLNTEMPSYSKVTCFKLYQEEFEKTPKRSIKRYLYQPAEEN
- a CDS encoding sulfatase family protein, whose protein sequence is MSIPIRKTLLLNITTSTVALSTFAGNSSKSPNIIIIMADQLRADLMQREGYALNTMPFADKLAKSGAWFNKAYTAAPASGPARVCMLTGRFPNATHVRSNHNIQDAFYSKDLFDVAHEQGYTTALVGKNHSHLSKERVDFWCPYNHGGQEAKQKSEKGEAFDKYLGTLDMYSNLEPSPYGVEGQLPYRMVDDASQWIDSLDGKPFLMWFSMAEPHNPYQICEPYYSMFPPESLPPLKSSAKDRKAKGEEYELLAEMMAQGHKGFQENLPRLRSIYHGMLRMIDDQLARLVDELKKQNIYDNTIILFIADHGDYAGEYGLMKKGVGLDDAITRIPMQWTGPGIKASTLPQEAHVSIVDIFPTICEIMDAEIPIGVQGRSLWPMLQGKEYPKEEFASVMAEDGFGGMYYTKADATDYQKEGAVGKQGLFFDELNTWTQSGTMRMLRKDDWKLVYDMDGNGWLYNLKQDPSEVNNRFNDPSCKETRNEMIEGLLRWDISSQDPLPVPRHRYRFKRNEHNYLFR